From the Vibrio metoecus genome, one window contains:
- a CDS encoding thiazole synthase — protein sequence MLKIADKTFHSRLFTGTGKFSNRTVMTNALAASGSELVTMALKRIDFTQLNDDILAPLLNMQINLLPNTSGAKNAADAVYAAQLAREALGTSWLKLEIHPDPKYLMPDPVETLLAAEQLVKLGFTVLPYCHADPVLCKRLEEVGCAAVMPLGSPIGSNQGLASKAFLDIIIEQANVPVIVDAGIGSPSDAALAMELGADAVLVNTAIAAARDPIAMAQAFKLAVEAGRMAYESGMPSRLRTASASSPLTGFLDFAL from the coding sequence CAGACAAAACATTTCATTCCAGATTATTTACGGGTACCGGAAAATTCTCCAACCGCACCGTCATGACGAATGCACTCGCAGCTTCGGGATCGGAGTTGGTCACCATGGCATTGAAGCGTATTGATTTCACCCAACTTAACGACGATATTCTCGCACCTCTACTCAACATGCAGATCAACTTGTTACCCAATACATCGGGTGCCAAAAACGCGGCCGATGCTGTGTATGCGGCTCAGTTGGCACGAGAAGCTTTGGGAACATCTTGGTTAAAGTTAGAAATTCATCCCGATCCGAAATATTTAATGCCAGATCCCGTGGAGACTTTGCTGGCGGCAGAGCAGTTGGTTAAATTGGGTTTTACCGTCTTACCTTATTGTCATGCGGACCCCGTGCTGTGCAAAAGATTGGAAGAAGTCGGATGTGCCGCCGTGATGCCGCTTGGTTCCCCGATCGGTAGTAATCAAGGCTTAGCCTCTAAAGCTTTCCTCGATATTATCATCGAACAAGCTAATGTTCCGGTGATTGTTGATGCTGGGATTGGTTCACCCTCTGATGCGGCATTAGCGATGGAATTGGGTGCCGATGCGGTGCTGGTTAACACGGCTATTGCAGCCGCTAGGGATCCAATCGCGATGGCTCAAGCATTTAAGCTTGCAGTTGAAGCGGGACGCATGGCGTATGAGTCAGGTATGCCATCACGCTTAAGGACGGCATCAGCTTCGAGCCCGTTAACTGGATTTTTGGATTTTGCGTTATGA
- the thiH gene encoding 2-iminoacetate synthase ThiH: MTFMQRFQLMDWDDIRLSIHAKTARDVEQALSSHKRTLEDFKALISPAAEPYLEAMAQVAYQATRQRFGNTMSMYIPLYLSNLCSNSCTYCGFSMEHRIKRKTLNVEEVEREVVAIKKMGFDSVLLVTGEHETKVGIDYFRRVLPIIKRAFSYVAMEVQPLQQEEYAQLIELGLDAVMVYQETYHPSTYAQHHLRGNKMDFQFRLETPDRLAKAGIDKIGIGALIGLEDWRTDCFFVAAHLDYLQRQYWKTRYSISFPRLRPCEGALQPKSVMSDRQLVQLICAYRLLNGEVELSLSTRESPEFRNQVAKLGVTSMSAASKTQPGGYADPKVELEQFSVSDERSAAEVSAALMTQGLQVVWQDWHRAYSR, translated from the coding sequence ATGACGTTCATGCAGCGCTTCCAACTAATGGACTGGGATGACATTCGCCTATCTATTCATGCCAAAACAGCAAGGGATGTGGAGCAGGCTCTCTCTTCGCATAAGCGTACACTGGAGGACTTCAAAGCACTGATTTCTCCTGCTGCAGAGCCTTACCTCGAAGCAATGGCTCAAGTCGCTTATCAAGCTACTCGTCAGCGATTTGGTAACACTATGTCGATGTATATCCCGCTTTATCTTTCGAATCTTTGTTCAAACTCATGTACCTATTGTGGTTTTTCGATGGAGCACCGAATCAAGCGCAAAACACTGAATGTTGAAGAGGTTGAGCGTGAGGTTGTAGCGATCAAGAAAATGGGATTTGATAGTGTCTTGCTCGTCACGGGAGAACATGAAACTAAAGTTGGTATCGACTATTTTCGCCGAGTATTGCCCATCATCAAGCGGGCATTCAGCTACGTTGCGATGGAAGTACAGCCGTTACAACAAGAAGAGTACGCTCAGCTGATTGAACTCGGGCTCGATGCCGTCATGGTCTACCAAGAAACCTATCATCCATCAACTTATGCTCAGCATCATCTACGTGGCAATAAGATGGATTTCCAATTCCGATTGGAAACGCCGGATCGTTTGGCGAAAGCGGGTATTGATAAGATCGGTATTGGGGCATTAATTGGCCTTGAAGATTGGCGCACTGACTGCTTTTTTGTAGCCGCACATCTGGACTATTTACAGAGGCAGTATTGGAAAACACGCTACTCGATCTCTTTCCCACGCTTGCGCCCGTGTGAAGGTGCATTGCAACCGAAATCGGTAATGTCTGATCGGCAATTAGTTCAATTAATCTGTGCTTATCGCTTATTGAACGGTGAAGTTGAGTTATCACTTTCTACTCGGGAGTCTCCCGAATTCCGCAATCAGGTGGCCAAACTTGGGGTGACTTCGATGTCAGCGGCTTCGAAAACTCAGCCGGGGGGATACGCAGATCCAAAAGTGGAGCTAGAGCAGTTTTCTGTCAGTGATGAGCGTTCTGCGGCAGAAGTGAGCGCAGCGTTAATGACACAGGGATTACAAGTCGTTTGGCAAGATTGGCATCGAGCCTATTCGAGATGA
- a CDS encoding aminopeptidase P family protein, whose amino-acid sequence MSNSYAQRLADFRHWLHTQQLDAFIIPHEDEYLGEYVPEHNERLHWLTGFTGSAGASIVATNRAAIFVDGRYTVQVRKQVSPELFEYRHLIEEPYLGWLAEQLPAGAKVGYDPRMHRGSWLTQAQQKLAGKVLLCPVADNPVDRLWHDRPAPVVSEMRLMPLARVGQTSLEKRELIAATLRSKNVDCVVLTELDSIAWLLNIRGLDVSRLPVLLSHAIVHSDASVDFFLDPVRLAADFDAHVGGTVRVHHPEQLEAKLRQLSGRRVMLDSATSNAWFTLTLQNAGAELINEADPCLLPKAAKNSVEVAGMRACHVRDGAAMVQFLAWLDSEVANGRLHNEAQLAERLETFRRQDPTLVDLSFDTISAAGTNAAMCHYNHQNQPIPGELSMNSLYLVDSGGQYTDGTTDITRTIAIGNVSSEMKQQFTLVLKGHIALARARFPNGTTGSQLDVLARQHLWAQGYDYDHGTGHGVGHFLSVHEGPQRIAKVHNSVALRPGMVLSNEPGYYRADAFGIRIENLELVSEFQTQGDFSVLGFESLTRCPIDKRAIDVNLLTKPELNWLNQYHQKVWDEVSPLITNEATHQWLVQATSPLSHS is encoded by the coding sequence ATGTCAAACTCTTATGCTCAGCGCCTCGCGGATTTTCGCCACTGGCTACACACCCAACAACTTGATGCTTTCATCATCCCTCATGAAGATGAATATCTCGGTGAATATGTCCCCGAACACAACGAGCGCTTGCATTGGTTAACGGGTTTTACTGGTTCTGCCGGTGCTTCGATCGTTGCTACCAATCGTGCTGCGATTTTTGTTGATGGCCGCTATACCGTTCAAGTACGTAAACAGGTCTCTCCTGAGTTGTTTGAGTACCGCCATTTGATTGAAGAACCTTACTTAGGTTGGTTAGCGGAACAACTTCCAGCGGGAGCCAAAGTGGGTTATGACCCACGTATGCACCGTGGCAGCTGGCTTACTCAAGCGCAGCAAAAACTTGCGGGGAAAGTGTTACTGTGTCCGGTAGCGGATAATCCCGTTGATCGGTTATGGCATGATCGCCCAGCACCTGTTGTGTCTGAAATGCGCTTAATGCCTTTGGCGCGAGTTGGCCAGACTAGCCTTGAAAAGCGAGAGTTGATCGCAGCCACCTTGCGCTCTAAAAATGTCGATTGCGTAGTGCTTACCGAGCTTGATTCGATCGCATGGCTACTCAATATCCGTGGTTTGGATGTTTCTCGCTTGCCCGTTTTGCTTTCTCACGCGATTGTTCATAGCGACGCAAGTGTCGATTTTTTCCTTGACCCTGTACGCTTGGCGGCAGACTTTGATGCCCATGTGGGAGGGACGGTTCGCGTACATCATCCTGAGCAGCTTGAAGCGAAACTGCGTCAACTCTCTGGTCGTCGTGTCATGCTCGATTCTGCGACTAGCAATGCTTGGTTCACACTCACGTTGCAGAATGCAGGAGCAGAGTTGATCAATGAAGCGGATCCGTGCTTACTGCCTAAAGCAGCCAAAAACAGCGTTGAAGTGGCAGGAATGCGCGCTTGCCATGTGCGCGATGGTGCAGCCATGGTGCAATTTCTCGCATGGTTAGACAGTGAAGTAGCCAACGGCCGTTTACATAACGAAGCGCAGCTGGCTGAACGATTGGAAACTTTCCGTCGCCAGGACCCGACTCTAGTCGACCTAAGTTTTGATACGATTTCCGCGGCAGGCACCAACGCAGCCATGTGTCATTACAACCATCAAAATCAACCCATACCTGGTGAGCTTTCAATGAATAGCCTGTATTTGGTTGACTCTGGTGGCCAATACACCGATGGAACCACCGACATTACCCGCACCATTGCGATTGGTAATGTCAGCTCTGAGATGAAACAACAATTCACTTTAGTGCTCAAAGGACACATCGCGTTAGCTCGTGCCCGCTTCCCTAACGGCACTACAGGTTCACAACTGGATGTGTTAGCTAGACAACACTTGTGGGCGCAAGGCTATGACTATGACCATGGTACTGGCCACGGTGTAGGCCACTTTTTAAGTGTTCATGAGGGGCCACAGCGGATCGCAAAAGTACACAATAGTGTCGCTTTACGTCCCGGAATGGTGCTCTCCAATGAACCGGGCTATTACCGAGCTGACGCTTTCGGGATTCGTATTGAAAACCTAGAGCTCGTCTCTGAGTTCCAAACTCAAGGTGATTTCTCGGTACTCGGCTTTGAGTCTTTAACTCGTTGCCCGATCGATAAGCGTGCGATTGACGTGAATTTACTGACCAAACCGGAGTTGAATTGGCTCAATCAATACCATCAAAAAGTATGGGATGAAGTAAGCCCTCTCATCACTAACGAGGCAACTCACCAATGGCTTGTTCAAGCGACGTCACCATTGAGCCATTCATAA